A window of Gammaproteobacteria bacterium contains these coding sequences:
- a CDS encoding MFS transporter: RLMQGIFMGASAVVIRSIFADILPADRLLRMGTMLGTMWGVGPVIGPIVGSYLQVHIGWQANFSLFALLTFIEFLAVFFIVPETLRVRQSLCFASLKHNFMEVISNRFFVALSVMMGIVYSLIISFNTMGPFLIEEQFGYTPIFFGRLALGLGAMFLGATFVCRYFLKKNTFKRLVFIVTHFALFVAMTGLFITFSASHSVVLITLVSAVMYFTCGFIFPLSMGRGMSMFRHMAGTASATMYFINVLLTSSINFLVSFIHAETMQTLFMIYVGLLLVCIFIYWMIIRPCVAKQ; encoded by the coding sequence GCGCCTGATGCAAGGTATTTTTATGGGCGCTTCGGCGGTAGTGATTCGATCTATTTTTGCAGATATCCTTCCGGCTGATCGTTTGCTCCGTATGGGAACGATGTTAGGAACGATGTGGGGAGTAGGTCCTGTAATTGGACCTATTGTTGGTAGCTATTTACAAGTGCATATCGGTTGGCAGGCGAATTTTTCTCTATTTGCATTATTGACGTTTATTGAGTTTTTAGCCGTATTTTTTATTGTCCCTGAAACGCTCCGCGTGCGACAGTCCTTGTGTTTCGCTTCACTAAAGCATAATTTTATGGAAGTGATTTCGAATCGTTTTTTTGTCGCCTTATCGGTGATGATGGGAATTGTATATTCACTAATTATTTCATTCAATACCATGGGGCCTTTTCTGATTGAAGAGCAATTTGGCTATACACCTATATTTTTTGGTCGATTAGCTTTGGGTCTGGGGGCAATGTTTTTAGGTGCAACTTTTGTTTGTCGCTATTTTCTCAAGAAGAATACATTTAAACGGCTAGTTTTCATCGTGACGCATTTTGCTTTGTTTGTCGCGATGACGGGATTATTTATCACTTTCTCTGCGAGTCATAGTGTTGTGCTCATTACATTGGTTAGCGCGGTGATGTATTTTACTTGTGGTTTTATTTTTCCTCTTTCGATGGGTAGAGGGATGTCGATGTTTAGGCATATGGCCGGAACGGCGTCGGCTACGATGTATTTTATCAATGTATTATTGACGAGTAGTATTAATTTTCTGGTTAGTTTTATTCATGCTGAAACGATGCAAACCCTGTTTATGATTTATGTTGGATTGCTATTGGTTTGTATTTTTATTTATTGGATGATTATCCGTCCCTGTGTGGCGAAACAATAA